Below is a window of Haloterrigena alkaliphila DNA.
TCGGTTTCCACACAGGTCGGCGTGGCGAGCGACCGGCGTTCGTCGTCCGACTCCGCGGTTATTTTGAGCCGTCCGGCCGTACGGTCGACTATGAAGATCCGGGGCGAGCGCGAGTGCAAGGAGTGCGGGACTCGCTGGTCGTACTACGAGACCGGCAGCGTGGGCTGTCCCGCCTGCGGGAGCCTCCACAGCGTCGGCGTCGACGAACGCACGGAACACACCGACCTGCAGGTCGCGTTCGACCTCACCGAGGTCCGCAACGCTATCGACGACCGCCCGACCGACGATATCGCGGAGCGCGCCCGCGAGGCGTGTCGCGAGTACGTCCGCCGGCGCGGGTTCATCAGCGCCGGCGACCTCCGTGAACTCGACGACACCTACCTGGCCGCGAGCGAACTCCTCCACGTCGCCGACCTCGTCCGCCGCGATATCAGCCTCGAGGAGCGCGAGGAACTGTACTTCCTCGCCCTGCTTCGCGACGCCGATGAGGGGGAGCGGCCACCCGCTGATCAGGTACCCCCGACGCTGCGAGGGGCCCGCGGGCTCGCCGCCGCTAACGCCGTGCGCGACTACCGCCGCGACGTCCGGACGTGGGCCGAAGACCGCGAGCTGACGGCCGCCGAACGCGGCGCCCTCGAGACGCTGGGCGGACACGTCACCCGAATCCGCATGCTCGACGGCGACGTCTCCCCCCGAACTGCCGATCGGTTGATCGAGGCCACCCGCGACCTGGCCAACGGGCTCCGCGGCGACGAACTGGCCTTCACCCGGGCCCGCGAGCGACTCGAGGACCTCGAGTTCGACGACGTGGAAACCGACGGTCGGTTCGGGGACTGAGACGTGAGTGCCGACGGCCGGTTCGAGGACTGAGCGAGAGAACAGTCAGGGAAGGTCGACGTCGACGTCTTCCTGCAGGCTCGCAGCCTTGACCGTGTTATATAGTAACATCGCGCGCGTCATCGGGCCGACGCCGCCGGGAACGGGCGTGATGGCGCTCGCTTGCTCCGTCGCGCTCTCGAACTCGACGTCGCCGACGAGTTCGTACCCCTTCTCGGTGTCCGCATCCACGCGGTTGACGCCGACGTCGATCACGACGCTTCCCTCGCCGATCATCGAGCCGTCGACGAGTTCCGGGACGCCGGCGGCGGCGACGACGATATCGGCGCTGCGGGTCTTTTCGGCGAGGTCGTCGGTCCGGGAGTGACAGACCGTCACCGTCGCGTTGCCGTCCTCGGCCTTCTGGATCAGCAGATTCGCGAGCGGTTTGCCGACGATGTCCGAGCGGCCGACGATGGTCACGTCCTTTCCTTCGGTATCGATATCGGCGGACTCGAGCAACTTCTGGACGCCGTGGGGCGTGCAGGGACGGAAGCGAGCGTCGCCGGCCACGAGTCGGCCGACGTTCTCGGGGTGGAAGCCGTCGACGTCCTTCGCGGGGTCGACCCGGCGGATTACCTCGCGGTAGTCGACGTGGTC
It encodes the following:
- a CDS encoding DUF7117 family protein codes for the protein MKIRGERECKECGTRWSYYETGSVGCPACGSLHSVGVDERTEHTDLQVAFDLTEVRNAIDDRPTDDIAERAREACREYVRRRGFISAGDLRELDDTYLAASELLHVADLVRRDISLEEREELYFLALLRDADEGERPPADQVPPTLRGARGLAAANAVRDYRRDVRTWAEDRELTAAERGALETLGGHVTRIRMLDGDVSPRTADRLIEATRDLANGLRGDELAFTRARERLEDLEFDDVETDGRFGD
- a CDS encoding bifunctional methylenetetrahydrofolate dehydrogenase/methenyltetrahydrofolate cyclohydrolase codes for the protein MTEIIDGDAVASEIRDGLTDAIETLADAGARPGLATVLMGDDPASQTYVNMKQRDCEEVGIESHHVDVDGDAPPEDLYAEIADLNDDPEIHGYIVQAPVPDHVDYREVIRRVDPAKDVDGFHPENVGRLVAGDARFRPCTPHGVQKLLESADIDTEGKDVTIVGRSDIVGKPLANLLIQKAEDGNATVTVCHSRTDDLAEKTRSADIVVAAAGVPELVDGSMIGEGSVVIDVGVNRVDADTEKGYELVGDVEFESATEQASAITPVPGGVGPMTRAMLLYNTVKAASLQEDVDVDLP